One genomic region from Cetobacterium sp. ZOR0034 encodes:
- a CDS encoding GlsB/YeaQ/YmgE family stress response membrane protein — translation MGIFTWIILGILAGALAKWIMPGEQGGGILATMVLGIVGAFVGGYLGKLIGIGSVQGLNFGSIFTAAAGALVVLFIYSKINTKK, via the coding sequence ATGGGAATTTTTACATGGATTATCCTTGGAATTCTTGCTGGTGCTCTTGCTAAATGGATAATGCCCGGAGAACAAGGTGGCGGAATTTTAGCGACTATGGTTTTAGGAATTGTTGGTGCCTTTGTTGGTGGTTATCTTGGTAAACTTATTGGAATAGGTTCTGTTCAAGGATTAAACTTTGGTAGCATTTTTACTGCTGCTGCAGGTGCTTTGGTTGTTTTATTTATCTACTCAAAGATAAATACTAAAAAATAG